The nucleotide window GATGCACCATAACCTTTGCCTTAGGATGGAATTTTTTCTCTCTTTTTAAATCCTCAGGGAGAATTTTAATATGTGTAGGACAGAAACCATGCCAGGTAATTAATTTTCTGCCGCTTTTTTTGGAAACATAGTCAGCTAAATATTTATCGGGAACAAAAATTATTTCTTTTTTATCGGCAAGCGCATTCACTACTGTTACTGCGTTGGTTGAGGTACAACAATAGTCCAACTCCGCTTTGACCGCAGCTGAAGTATTTACATAACCTACGACCACTGCCTGGGGATGTTGGCTTTTAAGTTTCCTTAAATCCTCAGCGCTCATCATGTTGGCCATCGGACAACCTGCGGATATGTCCGGCATAATCACTAATTTATCTGGTGAAAGGATAAAAGCGGTTTCGGCCATAAAATAAACTCCACAAAAAACAATTACTTTGGCTTCTGTTTTTGCGGCCATACGGGAAAGCTCTAGAGAGTCTCCGCGGAAATCCGCAATATCCTGCACTTCAGGCAGCTGATAGTTATGAGCAAGAATTATAGCATCGCGCTTTTTCTTTAATTCCTTGATCTTTGCAACTAATTCCCTGTCTTCTTTAATCATCTATTTAATAACCTTTTGGATTATCCCCCCGCCTAAAATTGTATCTTTGTCATAGAAAACTGCAGATTGGCCGGGCGTTATGGCAAACTGCGGTTTTCTAAAAATTATCTTAAACTTATCTTTGACCGGATAGACAACTGCCGGGATTTCTTTATGATTATAGCGTATCCTTACCTTTATCTCAACCTTCTTTTTAAAAGGCTTACCTAAAAAATTCCATTCTTTAATGATAAATTCGTTTCCATAAGCATCCTGACGCTCTCCTACGGTAACCCGGTTATTTTTAGCATTAATTTGCGTTACATATAAAGGATACCCCTTGGCAATCCCCAATCCCTGTCGTTGGCCTACGGTATAAAATGGTATTCCCTGATGTAATCCAAGAATATTACCATCCTTATCCACCAAATCACCCGGCTTAACATTATTGAAACCTTTAGATTTAATCAAATCTCCGGGTTTTCCTTCAGGTAAAAAACAAATCTCCTGGCTATCCTGTTTTTCTGCCACATTGAGCTCAAAATCAGCTGCAATATCGCGTACTTTAGATTTAGTAAAATTGCCCAGAGGAAAAATTATGTGTTTAAGCTGATCTTGACTTAACCGATATAAAAAATAGGATTGGTCTTTTTTAAGATCTTTGGCTTTTTTAAGCAAATAGCCCTGTTTTGATTTTGTGATCCTGGCATAATGGCCGGTGGCTAAAAATTTGGCCCCCAGGTTAAGCGCTTTCTTAAGTAAAATACCGAATTTTATAAACTGATTGCATCTAACGCAGGGATTAGGGGTCCTGCCATTTAAATATTCCTGATAAAAATCCTGGATTACATCGCGAGAGAAATCTTTATCTAAATTTATAACATAATGCCTAATCCCCAGCTTTTGACAAACCCGCCGGGCATCCTCAATCCCGGTTAAACCGCAACAACTGGGTTTCTTGGTCTCTAACTCAAAAGAGTTACCGCCGAAGGCGGGTCCGCCTGCGGCGGAAAAACACATAGTCAGGCCAACTACTTCGTGGCCTTGCTTCTTTAGCAAAGCTGCCGCTACCGAAGAATCTACCCCACCACTCATGGCTACTGCTACAAACTTTTTCATAATTTTTATTATAGCAAAGAATAAAGGGGACGGTTCTATTTTTTTAGATTTAATTTAAAAATAGAACCGTCCCCTTGATTTATTCCTTCTAGGTTATAACTTCACTACTTTAGTAGCTTGTTCACCTTTAGGACCTTTTTCAATCTCAAACTCGACCTCCTGGCCCTCCTCTAAGGTCTTATAGCCTTCACCCTGGATCGCGGTGTGATGCACAAACACATCAGCGCCATTCTCAGGAGTAATAAAACCATATCCCTTTTGATTGGAAAACCACTTTACTTTACCCTTTGCCATTTTCTTTACTTCCTCCTTTCCACTAAAATTATACCAAGCAAAAGAAGCACAAAATAAAAAAACCGTAAGGTGTGTCATTCTTTCTCCTTACGGTTCAAGACTTCTACTCCCTTGCTCACTACGGTAAAAAGTATACAATATTTTTACTGTTTGTCAACTATATTTTATCTACTGCCTTAAGATTATAGTAACCTAATACTTTCACTTTGGCGCTAGATTTACTTACCAACCAATCATGGTATTTACGCATAAAGCGGTCATGGTCAGCCTTTTTGCCCCACTCGTAGACCGAAGCATACTGATTTTTAAACCCATAACGCTTCATCGTATGGTAGGCAAGAAAACCCTTGGCCTTCTTGGTATGCCTAGCCCACATTAAGCTATCTTTACGGTATTTACCAACTTCCTTAGGCACAATCTCAAATAATACACTGTGAATAAACATAATTCCTCGTTTTTTGTAATAATTCAGCTTCCAGAAATAACTGTGTCATTGCGAGGAGGGCGAAGCCCGACGAAGCAATCTTGGTTTTAGATTGCTTCGCTCGTTTCACTCGCTCGCAATGACACCTTACTGATACCTTCCAATAACTAAACTATTACCCTTTTTAAGACAAAGATTCAATTACTGAATAAGTCCTCTTTAAAATATCATCAATTTCCGCTTTAGATGTGCAAAGAGGTAAAAACAGGTAGATTATATCACCTAAGGGCCTCAAAACAAGATTGTATTTTAGCCCCCTCTTATAAACCTCTAAACCCAACCTTCTTTTAAGGCCAAAACCTTCCTTTGTTTTTTTATCCTTAACTAATTCTATTGCGCCGATAAAACCGATATACCTTACATCTCCAACTAGGTCTAAATTCCTGAATTTATCAAGTTCCCGATGAAAAAAAGGCATTAACTTTCTAGTCTTCTGTAATGTTTTTTCTTCTTTAAATATTTTTAGGCTTGCCAAACCAGCAGAGCAGGAAATCGGATTAGCAGTATAAGTATGGCCGTGGAAAAATGTCTTTCTTAATTCATAATCCCCGTAAAAAGCATCACATATTTTTTGCGTAGTCAAGGTTACAGCAAGTGGAAGATATCCTGAAGTTATGCCTTTAGAAAGACAAAGAAAATCCGCCTTGATCTCGGGCACATGTTCATAAGCAAACATTCTGCCTGTACGGCCAAAACCTACCGCCACCTCATCTAAGATAAGATGAACTTTATATTTTTTGGTTAAAGCCGCAACTTTTGCTAAATATTCTTTAGGATAAATAACCATTCCTGCTGCCCCCATCACCAGAGGCTCGATAATCAATGCACAGATTTCCTGATGTTTCTCCTTGAGCAACTTTTCCAAAGGTTTTATGCAATCAATCGCACAAGTGGCCCTCTCTTTTTTTACCGGGCAACGGTAGCAATAAGGAGACGGTACTTTATATGATGAAAACAATAGCGGAGAAAATACCGCGTTAAAAAGGTCTAGGCCACTTACACCCATTGCACCGATTGTATCTCCATGATAGCCATGATCCAAAGCAACAAACTTTGTTTTTCTTTCTTCCCCTATATTATGCCAATATTGAAATGACATTTTTAATGCCACTTCCACACTGGTTGAACCATTATCCGAAAAAAATACCCGGTTAAATTTATTTTTCGTAAGTGCGATCAGCTCGCTAGACAGTTCAATAGCCGGTTTATGGGTGAAACCGGCAAATAACACATGCTCTAAAACATCAACCTGTTTCTTAATCGCCTCTTTTATCCGCGGATGGCTATGCCCGTGGACATTACACCACCAGCTTGAAATAGTATCATAGTAAAACTTGCCCTTTGAGTCATAAAGCTTTATCCCTTTTGCCCTCTCGATTAAAACAGGCGGCAAATTAATGGCTTCCTTCATTTGAGTATAAGGATGCCAGATATATTTTAAATCGGTCTTGAGCCAATTTTTCATAAGATTATTTTCTTAGCCAGCGGTAAAAACTTTTTATATAATAGATCAACCCTCTTATTCCAAGGTAGTGTGCCCAATATTTTTTGTTTGGTAATTTTACCTATAATATCCGGATTATCTTTAAGAACCAATTTATTCTCCCCCTTACAACTGTTAAATAATATACCCAAAAAATTCATTTTTCTATTTTTTAAAACTTCCACAGTCATAAGTACCTGGTTAATTGCACCCAATTTATTTTGTGCCACTAATAATACCGGTAAACCAAGCTGTCTGGCTATATCAATCAACAAATATTTTTCATTAACTGGAACCAATGCTCCCCCTACCCCTTCGACAATCACAAAATCAAACTTTGAGGATAAGAATTTAAAGCTTTTCTTGATCTTGGCAATATTAATTTCTTTCTTTTGGGCTTTAGCGGCTAAATGCGGCGAGGCAGGTAGTTTAAATATGTATGGGCAAACACAATCAAAATGTTCCTTGATTGAGCCTTGGGATATCCCCATAATTTTTAAGTGCAAATTAATATCCGCGCTAGAACGGCTGCCTGTCTGCACCCATTTCTGAGTTATAACCCCGTAACCTTTTTCCCGCAAATATTTTGCCAATAAGCCAGTAACTATTGATTTGCCGACTCCGGTATCGGTGCCGGTAACAAATATTCCTCTCGGTAATAGTTTAGCTCGCGAAAATGTTTGTGTCATTGCGAGGAGTCCACCATTGATTCAGTGGCGGACGACGAAGCAATCTCTTTAGATTGCTTCGCCCGCCACTGTAATAATTGCTGGCTCGCAATGGCACCTAAGGATACTTCTGGAAACTGAACTGTTATCCCTTTCATCGTTTTTCTCCCTGGCAAAAAAATACCTGATAAGTAACACAAATTGCCCCAAACCTATCAAGATAAGCCTTTTCTAATTTTTCCAGAAGCGTACGGCTAAAATAAACTTTTTTGTCCAAACCATTACCCCTTATCCCTGAGTATTTTATTTTCTCCAATAAGCCTTTAAGGCTGGTAAAATTCTCTTGATAACAAACCTCATTTATCTTTACAGATTTAAGATTATCTTTAAGCATTATTTTAAGGCTAGCGCTATTACAAAAATAAGCTGAAATCACGCTGCTCTCTTTCAAAATGCTTTTTAAGGTAGTATTCAATTCACAAAAAGTTTGCGGGCCGAATGTCGAAAAATAAACCATCCCGCCTCTTTGCAGAGATTTAGCGTATCTTTGCAAAGCTTTCCCCAAATCATTTAACCACTGAAAACAGGCGTTGGAGGTAATCAGATCAAAATCCTCATCCACAGTTATCCTTTCTGCGTCGTTAACCGTAAACTCCACATCTTTATTCTTCAATTTATTTTGTGCTACGTTAATCATCTCCTCTGAAATATCCAACGCTTTAATTTTTGCTTCTTTAAACCTATCCCGCAGCATAAGTGTGTAATTGCCTGTCCCACAGCCTAACTCTAAGATCCTGGAAAAACTATTCCTTTTTAAAGAATTTATCAGCTCAAAGGCAGCTTTATTCTGCACATCAGCGTATTTATCATAAAGATGGGCATAACGGGAAAAATTGTTAGTAATGTTTAATTTATTCACAATAAAACCTCTCCCTAAAATCATTCCCTAAACAAAACAGGTGGCCTTTATCTTTAAGCAGGGTAAATTTCGCCTGCGGTAAATCAGGCTTAATCTCTAGAACCTCCTTAAGAGGAGCAATTATATCACAGCTACCGTGGAATATCCTGATATCTGCCACCCGCCTCAGGCCTTCCGGAGATAAAGCGTGGCTGGCTAAATAATCAAGCCCCCGAATGAGTCCATCGGAATTTAACTTGTCCAGATATTCTCTTAACAGATTTTTTCTAAACCAGGCCAAGCTTTGCCGATCAGCTTTAGAAAAACAATTAAGATAAAATTTATAAAGCCATGGCCGCGGATCTGTGCTAATTTCGCGTTTTACATTTTCTAGTAACTGCCGATCATAACACCTGCGTATTCCCAAAAGTATAAGTTTAGTTATCTTTTCAGGATAATCAGAAGCAAACTCAGCTGCTAAGCATCCTCCCAGCGAAACACCAAACAAAGAAACCTTGTTTATTTTGAGCTGTTCCATTTGACTTAACAGCTTACGATTAAAATCAGCAGCATATAGCTTGGTTACAAGAAGGTAATTATAATCTAATTCTAACCCGTCAAATATCCGCCAGTCAGTTGCCCAGCCGGGGATCAAAACTAAAACATCTTTAAAGCTCCGGTTACGAAATTCAAATTCTGATTTCGCAGATATCATCGATTAGTTTATTTAGAGTTTCTTGGTTATGATAATAACTCAAAGAAAACCTCAAACGCGCCTGTCCTGCGGGCACGGTAGGCGGCCTTATCGGCATAATCCAATATCCCTTCTCTTGAATTTTTTTAGCAAATTCAAGCGCCCTTAAATTATCCCCCACGATTATCGGAATAATCTGCGATGCGCCTTTAACGCAAAAACCTTCTTCTTGCAATTTATCCCGCAACATTTTAGCCCCAGACAAAAGCGTTTTACGCCTCTGCGGCTCATCCTTAATCAACTCCAGGCTGGCTAAATTACAGGCAATCACAGCAAGAGGCAAACCAGTAGAATAGATAAGACTTCTACAGGTATTCACCAAATAATCAACTATTGCTCTGGAAGTAACAAGATAGGCGCCAAAACTGGCTAAGGCCTTGCTAAATGTGCCCATAATTAAATCTATCCTCTCACTTAAACCTTGCTCTTCAACCAAACCACTCCCATTTTCTCCAAAAACCCCTGTCGCATGCGCCTCATCAACCATAATCTGGCAATTATATTTTTCCTTTAATTTGACTAATTCTTCTAGAGGCGCCATATCGCCGTCCATACTAAAAATTGATTCGGTAATAATCAGAGCGTTTTTAAAGTTAGTCCTTTCTTCCTTTAAAAGTGATTCTAGATGTTGGCAATCATTATGCTGAAAACGAAAAATTTTAGCTCTAGACAAAAGCATCCCATCAATAATACTGGCATGATTAAGACGATCGGAAAAAATACAGTCATTTTTTGTGAAAAGAGAACTGATGATGCCGACATTTGCTTGATATCCAGAATTAAAAACCAATGCTGCTTCTTTATTTTTAAATTTTGCTACTGCCTCTTCCAATTGATGAAAGATTTCCGCATCACCGCTTAATAGGCGCGAAGCGCAAGCGCCTAAGCCGAATTTATCTATTGCAACAATTGCCGCCTCTTTAAGCGCCGGATGCCCGGATAAACCAAGATAATCATTAGAAGAAAAATCTATGTATTCTTTATTTTCAAAATAGATTTTACCGCCACGCCGTAAAGATGCAGGCTTTAATTTCCTTAATAACCCTTGGCTTTGCCTCTCTTTTAAGAATTCCTCTATGCCTTCCATAATTTTTTTACTTGATCAACCAATTTAAGATCCTCTTCCACAGATCTTCCTTTAATCGTCAGATATCCACCAATGAGCATACCATTTGCTCCTGCCATAAACCCAAGAGCCTGAAAATCTTTTAATACTGATTCTCGGCCAGCAGCAATTTTTATTATTTTATCTTTCAAAATAATCCTGAAAATCGCAATAGTCTTAATTGCTTCCTCACAGGACAAAATTGGCCTCTCTCCCAACGGAGTTCCTGGTATCGAAACTAAAATATTAAGCGGAACAGAATCAACTTTGAGCTTTTTCAATATCAACGCCATCTGAATCCGGTCATCCATGGTCTCACCCATGCCAATTATGCCCCCGGAACAAACCTCTAAACCAGCACATTTGGCAGCTTTAATCGTCTTTAATCTATCTTCAAAAGTATGCGTAGAAACTATTTTTTTGAAAAACCTGGGTGAAGTTTCAATATTATGATGGTAACGTGTTAATCCAGCCTCTTTAAGTAAAGAGAACTCTCTATCCCCCATACTCCCTAGTGAAGCGCACATCTTAATTTTAATCTTCTTGGTTATTTCACGAATTGCATCTACAATCTTATAAAAATCTTCTTTTGATAATTTGTCCCCGCTGGTCACAATATCAAACCTCTCTGCTCCTATTTCTTTGGCACGCCTGGCTGCCTCCAGCATTTCAACCTTGCTTTTCAGAGGATAAGCCTCTACGCCGGTCTTATGTCTTGCAGATTGCGCGCAAAACTTACAATCTTGAGAACACATTCCCGATTTAGCGTTGAGTATATTACACAATTCAACACCATCTTTGGCAAACTGCTTGCGTATCTTATTTGCCCTTACAATAAGCTCAGGTAAAGGTAGTGTTAAAAGTTTTTTAATCTCCTTCTTCTCCATTATGCATATCCTTTCAAAAAAATCCCAACTCCATAAATTTAGTATAATCAGGAGTCGGGATATTGTCAACTCGATTCTATTTAATGGTTTACATTACCGGCAATGCATTACATCGCCGCTTGAGATCTTCTGGATAAGACCAGAATCCTTACGGATAAGCAGGCTTCCGTCATTATCGATGTTTACGGCGCATCCTTCAATATGCTTATTTTGGCAATACACCTTAACCCGGCTTCCCAAAGTAAGGCTAAAGGTGCGCCATTTATCGATTATTGCCCGGCTTCCCTTGTCTTCCAGGATAAAATAGTTATTCTCTATCCGGCGTAAAAGTTCCTGCAACAAGAGAATACGGCTGATTGGCTTTCCCTGCAACTCTTTTAATGAAGTAGCCTGGGAAATTAAAGATTTTTTATCGTTATTAACATTTAAACCAATGCCGATAACTACAAAATTAACTTTATCAACTTCGGCGTTCATTTCAGTTAGAATGCCGGCAACCTTCTTATTATGGATAAATATGTCATTTGGCCATTTAATCTGTACGTCCACTCCGCTAACATTCTTTACAGCTTCACAAATACTTACCGCACTCATTAATGTTAATACCGGAGAAACTGCCGGGAGAATCTTTGGCCTTAAAATTAAGGAAAGATATATCCCTTTGTATTTCGGAGAAAACCAGTTCCTCCCTAATCTGCCGCGCCCCTTTGTCTGAGATTCAGTCAATACCAGCGCACCATTAGGCTCCCCCCGTATACCCAACTGCATAGCTAAATCCATAGTTGAGGATAAATGATCGAAATAGTGGATTTTTTTACCGATAAATTTAGTATTAAGGTTACGGGTAATCTCTAAAGGAAAAAGCCGATCCGGGCAAGACTCAAGACGGTATCCTAAATGGGGAACAGCAACTATCTCATACCCGGAATCTTTTAACTCCTGGATATGCTTCCATAAACCCTGGCGGCTGATACCCAAGTGTTTACTGATTTGGTCTCCAGAGAGATAATCATACTCTTTATTTAAATAATCAAGTATTTTTTCTTTCATCCGGCTTTTCCCTCTTTTTTTACTTTACTTTCTTGGAAGGGTCAAGTTCATAAAGCGGGCTCATGGCGCGCAGCTTTTGCACAACTGGAGGTAATTTTTCCAAAAGATAATCGATATCACTCTCTTTAGTCCAACGTCCCAAGGTAACCCGCAGAGAACCGTGGGCAGTCTCATGATTCAGGCCGATTGCCAATAAAACATGCGAGGGTTCAAGAGAACTCGAGGTACAGGCTGAGCCGGTGGAGCAGGCAATTCCCAGCATATCCAAGCTTAAAAGCATTGACTCACCTTCTATGTATTTAATGGAAAAATTTACATTATTCGGCAGGCGCTTGGTAGGGTGGCCATTGAGCCTGACTTCCGGAATCCTTAAAGGAATCTCTTGAATAAGCTTATCGCGCAAAGCGCTTTGAAATTTAATCTCACTTTCCATCTTCTCTTGGCAAAGCGCAATTGCCGCAGCAGTACCAACTATCCCGGCAACATTATGCGTGGATGCACGCCTACCTCTCTCCTGATCTCCTCCGCGCATAAATGTCTCTAAACGTGTGCCTTTTCTAACATACAAAGCCCCTACTCCTTTTGGTCCGTAAAACTTATGAGCAGAGAGTGACAACAGGTCAACATTGAGCTCATTTACATTTATAGGAATATGCCCAAAGGTCTGTACTGCGTCAGTATGAAAACAAATCCCTTTTTCTTTGGCGATTTCTGATAATCGCGCAATCGGTTGTATTGAGCCAATTTCATTATTAGCATGCATAATGCTAACAAGTATGGTTTTATCCGTAATTGCTTTCTTTAAATCATCACAAGAGACCAAGCCATCCTTATCCACGCCAAGATAAGTGACTTTAAAACCTTTTTTTTCTAAGAATTTTGCCGGTTCGCTAATCGCATGATGCTCAATGGTAGAAGTAATAATATGATTGCCTTTTTTTTCTAATGCATACGCAATTCCTAAAAGAGCAAAATTATCTGATTCCGTACCTCCGGAAGTAAAAACAATCTCTTCCGGTTTTGCGCCGATAGAATCAGCCAGCATCTGGCGGCTGTCTTCAAGGCCCTTCTTTGCCTCCTGCCCGTAAGCATGGAGGCTAGAGGCATTACCGAATTTCTCAAAAAAATACGGCTCCATTGCCCCTAGAACCTGCGGATCAACCGGAGTAGTTGCCGCGTAATCTAGATATACCTTTTTCACCCCGCACCTTCTTTCTTATTTAATTCATTAAACCGTACGGTTTCAATAGTTGAATAGTTAGAAGGTGCGGGGTTCATTTGTTAATTACCTCATTTAAGCTACCTGTCCGATACCCTTCTAAATCCAGCGTTATATAATTATAACCTAAATCTTTTAAACGCTCAACTACCTGCTGATGCCTCTTCAACAGACGAATCATATCATTTTTATCAACTTCAATCCTGCAAAGCCCGTTATAGTGGCGCAAGCGTACTTGTTTAAAACCAAGGCCATTTAAATACTCTTCTGCCTGGTCAATACGCTTTAGCAAACCAGCAGTAATTCTAGTGCCGTACGGTATACGTGAAGCAAGACAGGCCAGGCTTGGCTTATTCCAACTAGAGAGGCCTAATTTTTTGCTCGCATTCCGGATATCTTTTTTGCTAAAACCTACCTGCGCTAAAGGTGATTCTACTTTAAGCTCTTCCTTAGCAACGTTTCCCGGACGGTAATCTAATTTATCCGAAAGGTTACTTGCATCCAAGACAAAATTTAATTTATGCTCTTTGGCAATCTTGATTAATTTTGTAAAGAGCTCTTTTTTACAGAAATAGCAACGTTTAGCCGGATTAGCAGAGAATCTTTTATTGCTTAGTTCAGCTGTTCTGATTATTTTAAGCCTTACCCCTATCTCCTTAGCTAATATCCTGGCCTTTTCAAGCTCTGCCTTAGGATAAGTGGCCGAGACTGCCGTAACTGCCAGAAGTTTTTCAGACTTAAGTACAGAAGAACAAATTTTGAGCAAAAACGCGCTATCCTGGCCTCCGGAGAATGCCACCAAACAAGATTTATACCCGTAAATTTTGCGTTTAAGGCGGGCAAGTTTATCCTGAAGAATCATTATAAAATTTATTCTACCTATAGAGCAATAACTTCTTTTATTTCGGGAACTTCCTGCCTCAGGATTCTTTCAATCCCCATCTTCAAAGTCATCGAACTCATCGGGCAACATCCGCAGCTTCCTTTTAATTTTAACTTGACAACACCGTCGGCTGTTACATCGACTAATTCAACATCACCACCATCTGCAGCT belongs to Candidatus Omnitrophota bacterium and includes:
- the nadA gene encoding quinolinate synthase NadA; translation: MIKEDRELVAKIKELKKKRDAIILAHNYQLPEVQDIADFRGDSLELSRMAAKTEAKVIVFCGVYFMAETAFILSPDKLVIMPDISAGCPMANMMSAEDLRKLKSQHPQAVVVGYVNTSAAVKAELDYCCTSTNAVTVVNALADKKEIIFVPDKYLADYVSKKSGRKLITWHGFCPTHIKILPEDLKREKKFHPKAKVMVHPECLPSVVAMADVVLSTSQMAKFAKESPAKEFIVGTEAGLVYRLKQDNPNKEFYLASERAVCPNMKRTTQEKVLWALEELREEVRVPQDIREKARLAIERMLKIA
- the mnmA gene encoding tRNA 2-thiouridine(34) synthase MnmA, with protein sequence MKKFVAVAMSGGVDSSVAAALLKKQGHEVVGLTMCFSAAGGPAFGGNSFELETKKPSCCGLTGIEDARRVCQKLGIRHYVINLDKDFSRDVIQDFYQEYLNGRTPNPCVRCNQFIKFGILLKKALNLGAKFLATGHYARITKSKQGYLLKKAKDLKKDQSYFLYRLSQDQLKHIIFPLGNFTKSKVRDIAADFELNVAEKQDSQEICFLPEGKPGDLIKSKGFNNVKPGDLVDKDGNILGLHQGIPFYTVGQRQGLGIAKGYPLYVTQINAKNNRVTVGERQDAYGNEFIIKEWNFLGKPFKKKVEIKVRIRYNHKEIPAVVYPVKDKFKIIFRKPQFAITPGQSAVFYDKDTILGGGIIQKVIK
- a CDS encoding cold-shock protein; this translates as MAKGKVKWFSNQKGYGFITPENGADVFVHHTAIQGEGYKTLEEGQEVEFEIEKGPKGEQATKVVKL
- the bioA gene encoding adenosylmethionine--8-amino-7-oxononanoate transaminase; translated protein: MKNWLKTDLKYIWHPYTQMKEAINLPPVLIERAKGIKLYDSKGKFYYDTISSWWCNVHGHSHPRIKEAIKKQVDVLEHVLFAGFTHKPAIELSSELIALTKNKFNRVFFSDNGSTSVEVALKMSFQYWHNIGEERKTKFVALDHGYHGDTIGAMGVSGLDLFNAVFSPLLFSSYKVPSPYCYRCPVKKERATCAIDCIKPLEKLLKEKHQEICALIIEPLVMGAAGMVIYPKEYLAKVAALTKKYKVHLILDEVAVGFGRTGRMFAYEHVPEIKADFLCLSKGITSGYLPLAVTLTTQKICDAFYGDYELRKTFFHGHTYTANPISCSAGLASLKIFKEEKTLQKTRKLMPFFHRELDKFRNLDLVGDVRYIGFIGAIELVKDKKTKEGFGLKRRLGLEVYKRGLKYNLVLRPLGDIIYLFLPLCTSKAEIDDILKRTYSVIESLS
- the bioD gene encoding dethiobiotin synthase, with amino-acid sequence MTQTFSRAKLLPRGIFVTGTDTGVGKSIVTGLLAKYLREKGYGVITQKWVQTGSRSSADINLHLKIMGISQGSIKEHFDCVCPYIFKLPASPHLAAKAQKKEINIAKIKKSFKFLSSKFDFVIVEGVGGALVPVNEKYLLIDIARQLGLPVLLVAQNKLGAINQVLMTVEVLKNRKMNFLGILFNSCKGENKLVLKDNPDIIGKITKQKILGTLPWNKRVDLLYKKFLPLAKKIIL
- the bioC gene encoding malonyl-ACP O-methyltransferase BioC, which translates into the protein MNKLNITNNFSRYAHLYDKYADVQNKAAFELINSLKRNSFSRILELGCGTGNYTLMLRDRFKEAKIKALDISEEMINVAQNKLKNKDVEFTVNDAERITVDEDFDLITSNACFQWLNDLGKALQRYAKSLQRGGMVYFSTFGPQTFCELNTTLKSILKESSVISAYFCNSASLKIMLKDNLKSVKINEVCYQENFTSLKGLLEKIKYSGIRGNGLDKKVYFSRTLLEKLEKAYLDRFGAICVTYQVFFCQGEKR
- a CDS encoding alpha/beta hydrolase codes for the protein MISAKSEFEFRNRSFKDVLVLIPGWATDWRIFDGLELDYNYLLVTKLYAADFNRKLLSQMEQLKINKVSLFGVSLGGCLAAEFASDYPEKITKLILLGIRRCYDRQLLENVKREISTDPRPWLYKFYLNCFSKADRQSLAWFRKNLLREYLDKLNSDGLIRGLDYLASHALSPEGLRRVADIRIFHGSCDIIAPLKEVLEIKPDLPQAKFTLLKDKGHLFCLGNDFRERFYCE
- the bioF gene encoding 8-amino-7-oxononanoate synthase, with amino-acid sequence MEGIEEFLKERQSQGLLRKLKPASLRRGGKIYFENKEYIDFSSNDYLGLSGHPALKEAAIVAIDKFGLGACASRLLSGDAEIFHQLEEAVAKFKNKEAALVFNSGYQANVGIISSLFTKNDCIFSDRLNHASIIDGMLLSRAKIFRFQHNDCQHLESLLKEERTNFKNALIITESIFSMDGDMAPLEELVKLKEKYNCQIMVDEAHATGVFGENGSGLVEEQGLSERIDLIMGTFSKALASFGAYLVTSRAIVDYLVNTCRSLIYSTGLPLAVIACNLASLELIKDEPQRRKTLLSGAKMLRDKLQEEGFCVKGASQIIPIIVGDNLRALEFAKKIQEKGYWIMPIRPPTVPAGQARLRFSLSYYHNQETLNKLIDDICEIRI
- the bioB gene encoding biotin synthase BioB translates to MEKKEIKKLLTLPLPELIVRANKIRKQFAKDGVELCNILNAKSGMCSQDCKFCAQSARHKTGVEAYPLKSKVEMLEAARRAKEIGAERFDIVTSGDKLSKEDFYKIVDAIREITKKIKIKMCASLGSMGDREFSLLKEAGLTRYHHNIETSPRFFKKIVSTHTFEDRLKTIKAAKCAGLEVCSGGIIGMGETMDDRIQMALILKKLKVDSVPLNILVSIPGTPLGERPILSCEEAIKTIAIFRIILKDKIIKIAAGRESVLKDFQALGFMAGANGMLIGGYLTIKGRSVEEDLKLVDQVKKLWKA
- a CDS encoding biotin--[acetyl-CoA-carboxylase] ligase — protein: MKEKILDYLNKEYDYLSGDQISKHLGISRQGLWKHIQELKDSGYEIVAVPHLGYRLESCPDRLFPLEITRNLNTKFIGKKIHYFDHLSSTMDLAMQLGIRGEPNGALVLTESQTKGRGRLGRNWFSPKYKGIYLSLILRPKILPAVSPVLTLMSAVSICEAVKNVSGVDVQIKWPNDIFIHNKKVAGILTEMNAEVDKVNFVVIGIGLNVNNDKKSLISQATSLKELQGKPISRILLLQELLRRIENNYFILEDKGSRAIIDKWRTFSLTLGSRVKVYCQNKHIEGCAVNIDNDGSLLIRKDSGLIQKISSGDVMHCR
- the nifS gene encoding cysteine desulfurase NifS, producing the protein MKKVYLDYAATTPVDPQVLGAMEPYFFEKFGNASSLHAYGQEAKKGLEDSRQMLADSIGAKPEEIVFTSGGTESDNFALLGIAYALEKKGNHIITSTIEHHAISEPAKFLEKKGFKVTYLGVDKDGLVSCDDLKKAITDKTILVSIMHANNEIGSIQPIARLSEIAKEKGICFHTDAVQTFGHIPINVNELNVDLLSLSAHKFYGPKGVGALYVRKGTRLETFMRGGDQERGRRASTHNVAGIVGTAAAIALCQEKMESEIKFQSALRDKLIQEIPLRIPEVRLNGHPTKRLPNNVNFSIKYIEGESMLLSLDMLGIACSTGSACTSSSLEPSHVLLAIGLNHETAHGSLRVTLGRWTKESDIDYLLEKLPPVVQKLRAMSPLYELDPSKKVK
- the larE gene encoding ATP-dependent sacrificial sulfur transferase LarE, which gives rise to MILQDKLARLKRKIYGYKSCLVAFSGGQDSAFLLKICSSVLKSEKLLAVTAVSATYPKAELEKARILAKEIGVRLKIIRTAELSNKRFSANPAKRCYFCKKELFTKLIKIAKEHKLNFVLDASNLSDKLDYRPGNVAKEELKVESPLAQVGFSKKDIRNASKKLGLSSWNKPSLACLASRIPYGTRITAGLLKRIDQAEEYLNGLGFKQVRLRHYNGLCRIEVDKNDMIRLLKRHQQVVERLKDLGYNYITLDLEGYRTGSLNEVINK